Proteins found in one Streptococcus anginosus subsp. whileyi MAS624 genomic segment:
- a CDS encoding S-ribosylhomocysteine lyase, translated as MVKEVIVESFELDHTIVRAPYVRLIGEEVGPKGDIISNFDVRLVQPNEDAIPTAGLHTIEHLLAKLIRTHIDGMIDCSPFGCRTGFHMIMWGQHSSTEIAKVIKASLEEIAKTTTWEDVPGTTIESCGNYKDHSLFSAKEWCKLILDQGISDDPFKRHLV; from the coding sequence ATGGTCAAAGAAGTCATTGTTGAAAGTTTTGAGTTAGATCACACGATTGTCAGAGCCCCCTACGTACGCTTGATTGGCGAAGAGGTGGGGCCTAAAGGGGACATCATTTCCAACTTTGATGTTCGTCTGGTACAGCCTAATGAAGATGCCATTCCGACCGCTGGGCTTCATACGATTGAACATCTGCTAGCTAAGCTCATTCGTACTCACATTGATGGTATGATTGATTGTTCACCTTTTGGTTGTCGGACAGGATTTCACATGATTATGTGGGGGCAACATAGCTCAACTGAAATTGCTAAAGTCATTAAAGCTTCTTTAGAAGAAATTGCAAAAACCACTACGTGGGAAGATGTCCCTGGTACAACTATCGAATCTTGTGGTAATTACAAAGATCACAGCCTCTTTTCTGCCAAAGAATGGTGCAAGCTAATTTTAGATCAAGGAATCTCTGACGATCCTTTTAAACGCCATCTTGTATAA